In the genome of Bacillus thuringiensis, the window CTACTGAAAAAAATGTAGATTTCCAACCTACAAATAAAGAAAACAAAGAAAATCAAACCGAAGTTCGCCTTGCACAAACATATAAAAACTATAAAGTATATGGCCAAGATCTCATTGTAAAAGTAGATAAAAATGGAGTGATCACAACTGTTAGTGGTAAAGTTGTTCAAAATTTAAATCAACAACCTAATCTTACTATAACAAATTTTTTGTCGAAAAATGAAGTAAAATCTAAATTACGCGATATAGTTCAAATTCCAAGTGATGCAGTTGAGACAGAATTCTCTAGCGAAACCGTTGTTTATAAGAAGAAAGACGGCTATTATACATTCGCAACTGTTATTACATTTACTTATGAAAACAATGAACAAATTATAAACGGCAATGCTATCGTTGATCTAAAAACTGGCGAAGTACTTTTCCAAGAAAAATTCATTAAAAACAAAGAGAATAAGACTATAAATCAAGTAACATCACCTAGATTATCCTCTGCAAGTGAGCAAGGAACTGGGAAAAATGCACTTCAAGAAAACATCTCTTTCAATATTGCCAAAGGAACTGATGGAAAATTTTATTTAGCCGATTTATCACGCGGAAATGGTATTTATATTTATAATGCAAACTACGCCGATTCCCTCGGGGGATATAGTCAAGCTGGTTATCCAGGGACACTAATTTCAAGTAGCACTCCTAATTTTGTAGATAAAGAAGCCGCGGGCGCTATGAAGAACATGAGTGATATTTATGATTACTTTAAGAAAGAACATAATCTAAAAAGTTACGACAATAAAGATTCAAAAGTTGTTGCTAGTGTACACGGTTTTGATTCTACTGAAGTTAGTGATGGTGTAAAAGAAGACTATGTAAATGCATTTTGGCATCCTGCTTGGAACCAAATGGTATTTGGTGATGGTTTAGACGGAAAACTAACATCAGCTCTTGATGTAACAGCTCATGAATTTGGACATGCTGTATTCAGTGGCACGACGAAAAATAAAGTCGTGAGATATCCAAGCACTGAAACATCCGCACTAAACGAAGGGTTAGCGGATTTCTGGGGTACACAAATCGAATATTACGTAAAGAAAGATAAAGGAAACTGGATTATGGGCGATACATTAGGTGGCCTAACAATTCGTGATATCCCAAGGGAAATTGGTGACGGCGGTCATAAACTATATACAAATTTACAAGATTTCTATAACGATGGTAATAATCAAGAATCACACGTGAATTCTGGTATTATTAGTCACGTATTATATCAATTAGCTGAAGGTAAAACATATAACGGTGTTGCTGTTCAAAAACAGGGCAATGAAAAAGTAAGCAAAGTTGTTATGCGTGCATTGCAAAATTACGCAACTTCCGCTGAAGACTTTGAATCACTTCAATCTCACATCGTACAAGCTGCAAAAGATTTATATGGCACTGACGTATCAAATGAATTTGCAAAGGCATTTGAAGCGCATGGTTACAAGTCGTTACAAAAAGTAAATCAAGTAATAGAAGTACAATAATTATAAAAAGAAGGTTACCTCTCATAGGTAACCTTCTTTTTATATCCAACCCTTTTCTTCCGCAATTGTAATTGCCTCAATTCTATTTTTCGCATCGAGCTTCGTTAATACTTCAGAAATATAATTACGTACTGTACCCGGTGAAAGATAAAGTGCCTTCGCAATTTCGTTTGCGGTCTTTCCTTCTTTCGCAAGCAACAATACTTCCTTTTCTCGATCTGATAACGGATTTTGCTCCTGCCATAAGCCAAACATTAAATCTTGGGAGACCTCTCGTTTCCCCTTCATTACATTACGAATTGCTGCCGCTAAATCTTCACTTGGGCTATCCTTTAATAAATAGCCGTGCACACCAGCTTTCATTGCTCTTTCAAAATATCCCGGCCGTGCAAATGTGGTTAAAATCATTACTTTGCATGATGATTTTTCTTTCTTTAACGTTTCAGCAACATCTAATCCACTTTGAATCGGCATTTCAATATCCATAATACTTATATCTGGTTTTAACGACTCAATTAATTTTAGGGCCTCTTCCCCATTTGCCGCTTGTCCAATTACTTCGATATCATCTTCTAGATCAAGTAGAGCTCCTAATGCACCACGAAGCATCCGTTGATCTTCTGCAATAATAATTCGAATCATGCCCTCACCTCATCTTTTCCTGTTCTAATAACAACTGGAACTTTTACTGTTAATAGCGTCCCTGGATTGATTGCACCTAGTTCAACAAATCCATCAATAAGAGCAATTCGTTCTTTCATGCCGCGGATACCATTTCCATCATGATTTTGATCCATTAAACCGATTCCGTTATCTTCTACTTTCAAAATCAGCTCACCTTGCGATTCTAATATAGAAACCGTGCACCTCGTTGCCTTGCTATGTTTTACAACATTTGTAACGGCCTCACGTAAACACATCCCGACAATATTTTGTTCAATTGGTGATAACGAGCTTGAGCTGGCTTCTTGCCTCACTTCTAATTCAATATTAGCTGCTTGTAAGATCGCTTTTATTTGCTCCAACTCTTCTTCTACCGTAATCATGCGCATATCAGAAATTAATTCTCTCAGCTGTTTTAAGGCTGTACGAGATGTCTGTGTAATTTCCTTCGCTTCCGCACTTGCACGCTCTGGATTTTTCACAATTAACTTCTCAACGAGCTGACTTTTCAAAGTAATAAGAGATAACGTATGCCCTAATGTATCATGAAGATCTCTTGCAATCCGCTGCCGTTCTTCACGTTTTACTAAGTCTTTAATTTGCTCGTTTGCTTCATTCAGCTGGTTCTTTAACATCTTTTTCTGATTAAAATTGCGCATACCAAATGGCGTAAGAAGCATTAAAATAAACATCGGAACGATATTTACTAAACTTGTAGTTGTTAGTTGACTCATATTTACAAATAAAAATGCTCCAAGCATTATAACTAACGAACATAACAGCACTCGAAATACTTTCTTATTTGGCGCAAATCCCATCGCACTTGCTGTGAAAAAGCCAAAAAATATCATAAAAGGATTATAAAATAAAGCAAATAAAAAGATGAGTACCATTTGAATACACGCCCAAAAAACAAACGTCCTCTGAACAAAATAAAGCTGACGGTATGTGACGATAAAAATTATCAACATACCGCTTCCTATTACAAGCTTCCATCCTGATGCCTGCGCTAAGTGATAAATTGGAAATAATAGATAAACAAACCACATATACGGGAAGAATCCCATATGTTTCGGAAAAATCTCAATCCTCTTCTTCTCTATCATTTATACCGCTTCCTGTCTTTTTCTTATATATATTGATACTACAACAAATATAAGGAAATAACCTCCTAATACCGCGATATTTTCCCATCCAATTGATTTTCCAGCTACAATATCCCACGCACCACTTCCGAAATGGTATGTCGGTGTCCATTCACCTATCGTTCTTAATATTTTTGGGAATACTTCAATCGGCATCCATAACCCACCAACTATAGCTAAACTCATATTTAAGATATTTGCTAAGCCAGCAGCTGCGTCCGCTTTCTTAATGGAACCTATTACTGTTCCTAACGCTAAAAATGGTGTTACCCCTAACAATAACCATAACCCCGCACCAATCCATTGCCCTACTGTTAACTCAACATGATTAATCAATATCCCTGCTATAAAAATAACTAAGATTGAAAAAGCATTCACCACTGTTTGGGCAATAATTTTAGCAGTTATATACGCACCCTCTGGAAGTGGTGTGATTTTCAAAAGATGTGTCCATCCTTGCCCTCTTTCCTGAGAAAGTCTCACACCAAAACTAAAGAGTGCAGTCCCTACAATACTGAAAGTTGCCATCGAAATTAAATAGTGTGCTTTCCACGCATCTCCGTTTTGTGGTACTTGAACAACATTTGTGAAAATGTAGTAAAACATAACAGGCATTAATAATGAGAAAAAGATAAATAATTTATTGCGAAATGTACGTAAAATTTCTATTTTACACTGCATCCATAACGCTCTCATGCGATTTCCCCCTTCTGATTTGCGACGAACTGTTCAAATGCTTCATCAAGGCTTCCACGTTCAACTGAAACATCTGTTACAGGTAAACTCCTTTGATAAATGGCTTTTAAAGTTGCATCCGTATCCTCTGTTGTTAAAATGAAGCGTCCTTCGTTTGACTTTACTTCTGTTACATTTGGTAATTCCTTTAGTAACTTTGTAGGAATGCTTTCCTTCGAGTAAAATGTGATTGTTTTTCGCGAAATCGTTGCTTTCATTTCGTCTGGTGTACCATCTGCGATAATCTTTCCATTCGCA includes:
- a CDS encoding M4 family metallopeptidase — its product is MNYRKLASAFVTFGLLYPLSTEAIHAQELDKSEVKVEIAQPGLTIGKLTQPQNDTKENIAKKYLKGEVNGAKAQQEQVTTEKNVDFQPTNKENKENQTEVRLAQTYKNYKVYGQDLIVKVDKNGVITTVSGKVVQNLNQQPNLTITNFLSKNEVKSKLRDIVQIPSDAVETEFSSETVVYKKKDGYYTFATVITFTYENNEQIINGNAIVDLKTGEVLFQEKFIKNKENKTINQVTSPRLSSASEQGTGKNALQENISFNIAKGTDGKFYLADLSRGNGIYIYNANYADSLGGYSQAGYPGTLISSSTPNFVDKEAAGAMKNMSDIYDYFKKEHNLKSYDNKDSKVVASVHGFDSTEVSDGVKEDYVNAFWHPAWNQMVFGDGLDGKLTSALDVTAHEFGHAVFSGTTKNKVVRYPSTETSALNEGLADFWGTQIEYYVKKDKGNWIMGDTLGGLTIRDIPREIGDGGHKLYTNLQDFYNDGNNQESHVNSGIISHVLYQLAEGKTYNGVAVQKQGNEKVSKVVMRALQNYATSAEDFESLQSHIVQAAKDLYGTDVSNEFAKAFEAHGYKSLQKVNQVIEVQ
- a CDS encoding response regulator transcription factor yields the protein MIRIIIAEDQRMLRGALGALLDLEDDIEVIGQAANGEEALKLIESLKPDISIMDIEMPIQSGLDVAETLKKEKSSCKVMILTTFARPGYFERAMKAGVHGYLLKDSPSEDLAAAIRNVMKGKREVSQDLMFGLWQEQNPLSDREKEVLLLAKEGKTANEIAKALYLSPGTVRNYISEVLTKLDAKNRIEAITIAEEKGWI
- a CDS encoding sensor histidine kinase, which codes for MIEKKRIEIFPKHMGFFPYMWFVYLLFPIYHLAQASGWKLVIGSGMLIIFIVTYRQLYFVQRTFVFWACIQMVLIFLFALFYNPFMIFFGFFTASAMGFAPNKKVFRVLLCSLVIMLGAFLFVNMSQLTTTSLVNIVPMFILMLLTPFGMRNFNQKKMLKNQLNEANEQIKDLVKREERQRIARDLHDTLGHTLSLITLKSQLVEKLIVKNPERASAEAKEITQTSRTALKQLRELISDMRMITVEEELEQIKAILQAANIELEVRQEASSSSLSPIEQNIVGMCLREAVTNVVKHSKATRCTVSILESQGELILKVEDNGIGLMDQNHDGNGIRGMKERIALIDGFVELGAINPGTLLTVKVPVVIRTGKDEVRA
- a CDS encoding ABC transporter permease; translation: MRALWMQCKIEILRTFRNKLFIFFSLLMPVMFYYIFTNVVQVPQNGDAWKAHYLISMATFSIVGTALFSFGVRLSQERGQGWTHLLKITPLPEGAYITAKIIAQTVVNAFSILVIFIAGILINHVELTVGQWIGAGLWLLLGVTPFLALGTVIGSIKKADAAAGLANILNMSLAIVGGLWMPIEVFPKILRTIGEWTPTYHFGSGAWDIVAGKSIGWENIAVLGGYFLIFVVVSIYIRKRQEAV